acacacacacacacatacggtaTGACaaatttttaaacatctttaaaGCAATAAGGACAATTTTATTAAATGGGAGAAAATTCACCAACTAAATATCAAAGGCAATGTGGTTTAGATCTAGCAATCTGAGATTTTTGGCTTATAACGGAATGGCTTTCCTCCTTCTACAAAATGGCTTGTTGTAGGCAGCAGTCATTTATAAATCAGGCTTTTTCTCTGCTCCAGTTCTTTATTCCTCACCTTGACTTTCCTGTCATCTGGAGTGACTTCATCAAATTCCTGGCCCAATTTGAAGGAAATCTCAGTATTTTTAAAGGTGCTTTCTGACTTAATGGTGACCACATCCCCATTTACACTGATGATCAAAGTGGGCTTGGCCATGCCAGCCACTTTCCTGGTAGCAAAGCCCACACCTGTAGTCgggaaaagaaaaatgtcaagtATACGATTTTTCTCTCATATATTTATCTAAGAAagagcaggggtgtgtgtgtgtgtgtgtgtgtgtgtgtatttagacaGATGCATGTGTGCCCATGTACCTATCTACACTCCAGTGAGTGTATTACAGGAGAAAGACTCCAGTGAGTTTATtattaaagtctttatttaaacatctcctgaaaataagtgaaatcagCTAACACTTAAGTAACACCGAAGGCACAATTAGATGTAAGTCTGCTCTTTAAATTTCCCCCTCTGGGTTTCCGATGAGACTCTTCAGGAGACCCATTGTTACTTTTCCATAAGCATATGTAAAAGATTAAATTTTCTGggacatacatattttaaaagtcactgCACTCTCAAAATAACTGGCCATCTCAACCGTGAGAGCAGCCACCTTCATTTTACTCAGTTCATGAAACACTTGAGAATCTCAACCATTGCTTCTTGAATAACAGAAATGATCTAATCCATAGTCAAAGGTAGAACTCTCAATAGGATTCAGGGGACCAATAGAGAGTTACTCAGTTAAAATTTAATTTGGGTGTACAGAAACCACATTTCATGGCATTCGCTGCCACACCTAGTTTTCCTGGCTTTTCATAATTACTCTGAAATGaagattttgattaatttttccgAAAGGCAAAATGTTTCTTGCATTCATACCACTTTAGAATGGTGCTGGTAGTCCCaataaattatagaaaattttaaagaggGCTTAGGCATCAACTGAAAATTTCAAAGTTTAAGAACTCATTATTTTAGTAAGTTCAGAAATTAATACTTTGCTTCCCAATCACTTAAGTGGCAAGCtcctcttgttttttaaaaaaaaagaaaaaaaaataggaatgtgTTTTGGGGGATGTTACAACTTTGGGTTGAATGATTTACAACTTAACATAGAAAACAGTACCTTACCATGGCTGCATATGTTACAGAGATTTTATGGCAGTAATAGTtgtgttggatttttaaaatgcacatgCACAAATCTACTTCTTTGGCTAGGTATAGACACCAAAATTTAAGAATAGTGGGGAGGCAATATATTATACAAAACAAGCAATGCCGAGGCTCTGATTTAGCTCCCTGTCTGAAAGTGGTGACAGGTGGGAAGATAACATGCTGCCTCATCGAGTCTTGTCTCTGTTACAAAATGTAACCTCAAATTAATGGAGTGAGTCAGCACGGTGAATCCATGAGACATTGATTGGGTGTGGTTCCAGATTGGCCAAGTTTAGGAAAATCACACTCTCCTCTTGCttgattctgtttttatttgactGATGAAAATGATACCTGCTGACTGAAGGTAATCAATTAGAGCAGCTAATTTCAGAATGTATCTTATTGTCTTTCATTATCATCAatacttaataattttaaaaggccaTGGTGcctacatgcgtgctaagtcccttcagtcgtatctgactctttgcaaccctgtgaaccatagcccactaggctcctctgttcatgggattctccaggcaagaatactgaagtgggttgccatgccctcctctagaggaatctttctgacccagggattgaaccctctctgtctcttaaatctcctgtattggcaggtgggttctttaccactagcaccacatagGAAGCCCAAACGCAATGGTAtaagaatttaaatataaatattcaaagTGTAAAATGCTTctaaaaataaataggtaaatagaCTCAAGTCCTATAATATCAATATCAGTGCATATTGATTAGATTATTGAGTTACAACTAGTCAGTAGTCTGGAAAACTAGGTCTCATTCATATTGAAGTTCCTGATTTCCCTCTTGTCTATAAACATGGAAAACACTAGTTATAAACAAGCAAGAAATATACTATAAGATTTAGGAGAAGGTTAAGTCTTGAGATTTAGGGATTAAATTATAATCTCTAATAAagatattggggaaaaaaaaaatccctccccTATTTGCAACCTGTGGATACTTCATGCTTCATCATGCATGGGTGTGGCTGCCTGACTGAATTCCTGCCTCTCTGCTCCTTTGCTTTACCTTTGTAATGATCTGGGGAAGACACAGGTGATGTTAGCAGAATCCAAAAACCTGAAAGCCTCTATTATCAATAATTCTGTGTCATGCCTTGTAATATTAAGTCAAACAAATATCTAAGACatttaaggaaaacattttcagaaattaagatttttctttccatAATACAAGCACACATTTTAACAGATTgactttaaaacaataaaataattggTTAATATACATTACTCAAAAGATTGCATTAAGATGATAAATACAGTGCTTTCAGTTTCAAATGGAAATTATCACATGCTAGGGAATAAATATAGGCTTATTTCCAAGTTAttgcttattttatatacaaaaggaatgaatgaaaaagaggCAGATAGCCAAGTAAACCAAAGATATTCGAGGTTAGCAATCAAATAAAATCTTGTCATTTCTATACAATGCCACTTACACTCTTTTTCATATCAGTTCACCTTTAGTAAGTATTAGTTGTGACTTCCGTCTAGAATGTTTCTGGAAACAAATGATTCCCACTTGTTATTTTTATCACATCTATATAGAAAGCAGCATTTCATGTTGGGCCAGTGCTTCCAGAGTGAAAAAGAACCATAGACCTCTCTTTCCTAGAGAAAAAGTTATAAGCCCAGCCATCCAACAATGCATTTCCTTACCCACTTCTTTCATGTAATCATCAAAGTTTTCACTGGAGACAAGTTTCCAGGTACCTACGAATGCATCACACATTTTGTGAGCTTTCTAGACTTATTCTTCAAGATGAGAAAGCAGCACAGCTTTCAGCAAGATGCTGTTACCCTCTGAGTCCAGACAACTTCCTTTTAAAGGTGCCCAGAACATGTGATCTTGGGCATAACCAATTGGGAATGGTATCAGATCATTTCCTTCATTGCCAGCCTCTGCAGTTTTCTCTCTGAGTCatgtttttaatagaaatttctCAACTTTGGCTCTCCTTGGCAAATGGTCAT
This genomic interval from Dama dama isolate Ldn47 chromosome 21, ASM3311817v1, whole genome shotgun sequence contains the following:
- the FABP4 gene encoding fatty acid-binding protein, adipocyte; this encodes MCDAFVGTWKLVSSENFDDYMKEVGVGFATRKVAGMAKPTLIISVNGDVVTIKSESTFKNTEISFKLGQEFDEVTPDDRKVKSTINLDGGALVQVQNWDGKSTTIKRKLVDDKLVLECVMNGVTATRVYERA